In Solanum stenotomum isolate F172 chromosome 6, ASM1918654v1, whole genome shotgun sequence, one DNA window encodes the following:
- the LOC125867616 gene encoding AP2/ERF and B3 domain-containing transcription factor RAV1-like: MEGSISSIDQESTTSDSLSIAPAASSSTMIKLSTTIKPPPESGLCRMGSGTSVIIDAENGVEAESRKLPSSRYKGVVPQPNGRWGAQIYEKHQRVWLGTFNEENEAARAYDVAAQRFRGRDAVTNFKPLLENQESDDMEIAFLNSHSKAEIVDMLRKHTYLDELEQSKRLFGFTKDGMIKRKNGQIISSFFGSTNDKVNCKAREQLFEKAVTPSDVGKLNRLVIPKQHAEKHFPLQNGNNSKGVLLNFEDLNGKVWRFRYSYWNSSQSYVLTKGWSRFVKEKNLKAGDIVSFQRSTSGDKQLYIDFKAKNVGNTSVVVTNQVQVQVQVPQVQMVRLFGVNICKVPANVSNVVIDNNNNNNNNNNNNNNMTSWSGGKRRMEMELLTFESCRKKQRVIINAL, translated from the coding sequence atGGAAGGAAGTATTAGTAGCATAGATCAAGAGAGTACTACTAGTGACTCTCTCTCCATTGCTCCGGCGGCATCGTCGTCAACGATGATAAAATTGTCGACGACGATAAAACCGCCGCCGGAGAGCGGCCTTTGCCGGATGGGGAGTGGAACAAGTGTGATAATTGATGCTGAAAATGGTGTAGAAGCTGAATCAAGAAAACTCCCATCTTCAAGGTACAAAGGTGTGGTCCCACAACCAAATGGTCGTTGGGGCGCACAAATCTATGAAAAGCATCAAAGGGTTTGGTTAGGCACATTTAACGAGGAAAATGAAGCCGCTAGGGCTTACGACGTCGCGGCCCAGAGATTCAGGGGCCGCGACGCTGTAACAAATTTCAAACCCTTGCTTGAGAATCAAGAAAGCGATGACATGGAAATCGCTTTCTTGAATTCGCATTCCAAGGCGGAGATTGTTGACATGCTACGTAAACATACGTACCTCGATGAGCTAGAACAAAGTAAGAGATTATTTGGATTTACTAAAGATGgtatgataaaaagaaaaaatggacaaataattagttCGTTTTTTGGTAGTACAAATGATAAAGTCAATTGCAAAGCGCGTGAACAGCTATTTGAAAAAGCTGTTACACCAAGTGACGTTGGAAAGCTTAATAGGCTTGTGATACCAAAACAACATgctgaaaaacattttccattaCAAAATGGAAATAATTCGAAAGGGGTTTTGTTGAATTTCGAAGATTTGAATGGTAAAGTATGGAGATTTAGGTATTCGTATTGGAATAGTAGTCAAAGTTATGTTTTAACAAAAGGATGGAGTCGTTTCGTTAAGGAAAAAAACTTGAAGGCCGGTGATATTGTGAGTTTTCAACGATCTACTAGTGGAGATAAGCAATTGTATATTGATTTTAAGGCTAAAAATGTGGGGAATACAAGTGTGGTTGTTACGAATCAAGTTCaggttcaagttcaagttccacAGGTACAAATGGTAAGATTATTCGGAGTTAATATCTGTAAGGTACCCGCAAATGTAAGTAATGTTGTTAttgataacaataataataacaataacaataacaataacaataataatatgacTAGTTGGAGTGGGGGCAAAAGGAGGATGGAGATGGAATTGTTGACATTTGAGTCATGTAGAAAGAAACAAAGGGTTATTATTAATGCTTTGTAA